In Legionella spiritensis, the following proteins share a genomic window:
- a CDS encoding ABC transporter ATP-binding protein: protein MQTPEIEIIRLSKIFYRRLHDVLHNKNTNNEPSDGQDKVALNNINLTLQSGETVGIIGRNGAGKSTLLSIIAGIASQTHGKVNIIGKVTAVMTLGIGLREDLTGRENIYLDGEIQGKSREEMNSVIDRIIAFSELDDFIDKPIKTYSTGMKSRLAFSMLVEIEPEILIIDEALSAGDVFFANKATKKIREICKKGKIVILVSHSMGTIESMCTRCLWMEKGEIIMDDAPDKVTKAYLQKIREEDEQAEIKQYQLATCDTLEQAGYKIINAELKLSGSDYAQNLFYTKDSFVMDITIQQVLPSNARLTVIIERIDGLTLHHQDYELQTLSATKESETFILQLALESLVFNKGYYQLKLQVCENDAITSRFSRFFEIRNNHIPSGGFPLLDYPAQITLAKEDFPVCSDSIELITE from the coding sequence ATGCAAACGCCTGAAATTGAAATCATCCGCTTATCAAAAATATTTTATCGCCGTCTGCACGACGTACTCCATAATAAAAATACGAATAATGAGCCTTCCGATGGACAGGATAAAGTCGCTCTCAACAATATTAATCTGACGCTGCAATCCGGTGAAACAGTCGGCATTATCGGACGCAATGGCGCAGGAAAGTCGACATTACTGTCCATAATTGCCGGAATTGCCAGCCAGACCCACGGTAAAGTCAATATCATCGGCAAGGTAACGGCTGTCATGACGCTTGGTATCGGCTTGCGAGAAGATCTGACCGGACGAGAAAATATTTATCTGGATGGTGAAATCCAGGGGAAATCACGTGAGGAAATGAACAGTGTCATTGATCGTATCATTGCATTTTCCGAACTGGATGACTTCATAGACAAACCCATAAAAACCTATTCCACCGGTATGAAATCCCGACTTGCGTTTTCGATGCTTGTCGAAATTGAACCGGAAATTTTAATTATTGATGAAGCGCTGTCAGCCGGAGACGTCTTTTTTGCCAACAAGGCAACAAAAAAAATCAGGGAAATTTGCAAGAAAGGAAAAATTGTCATACTGGTTTCCCATTCCATGGGAACTATAGAGTCCATGTGTACTCGCTGCCTGTGGATGGAAAAAGGGGAAATCATCATGGATGACGCCCCTGATAAAGTCACAAAAGCCTATTTGCAGAAAATCAGGGAGGAAGACGAACAGGCCGAAATCAAGCAATACCAACTGGCAACTTGTGATACCCTGGAGCAAGCCGGGTATAAAATTATCAATGCGGAATTAAAACTCTCCGGCAGTGATTATGCTCAAAATCTTTTTTACACCAAAGACAGTTTCGTCATGGATATAACTATTCAACAGGTCTTGCCCAGCAATGCCCGATTGACAGTTATCATCGAGCGTATTGATGGGTTAACCCTCCATCATCAGGACTACGAGTTGCAAACCCTGTCTGCAACGAAAGAGAGTGAAACGTTCATCCTGCAACTCGCACTCGAATCACTCGTTTTCAACAAAGGTTATTATCAGTTGAAGCTTCAAGTGTGTGAAAATGATGCCATTACAAGTCGTTTTTCCCGTTTTTTTGAGATCAGAAACAATCATATACCCAGTGGCGGATTTCCATTGCTCGACTATCCGGCACAAATAACGTTAGCCAAAGAGGATTTTCCGGTATGTTCGGATTCGATAGAACTGATTACAGAATGA
- a CDS encoding ABC transporter ATP-binding protein, whose product MNRIGRDIALSCEDLSKEFYIIDDQLNWRIIFRDKMKQFNSFKALHNISLDIPKGKFVGILGRNGAGKSTLLRVLGGVYAPTTGVVKVSGDVSSLFEMGGLGNNQLTGYSYASRFLEIYGIDKTRRQTLIENIKEFSELGDDFHNPMYSYSSGMCARLFFATSTELQHEIYLVDELLSVGDEHFQAKCWKRLRERFTNGASGILVTHDWTAVLKLCETSYILDKGHVISSGPSENIVQQYLNLPVPTKEYAEIISNPNGYTMESGEDCEIKFAIDLKKPVPLAVNYSIELFRSGYGWELILLNENYVTLDCHPGLNHVIITIKKLPLVTGDYYLNLFLKSLDSNVDSLQLDGRSWTYGNGIKIQVKGEPSRAMIKLPWREDVKRPSHANA is encoded by the coding sequence ATGAATAGGATAGGTCGGGATATCGCTTTAAGTTGTGAGGACTTGTCGAAAGAGTTTTACATTATTGATGATCAATTAAACTGGCGGATAATCTTCCGGGATAAGATGAAACAATTCAATTCTTTCAAAGCCCTCCATAATATTAGTCTGGATATTCCCAAGGGAAAATTTGTCGGTATCCTTGGACGAAACGGAGCCGGAAAAAGCACTCTTTTAAGAGTGCTCGGCGGCGTCTACGCCCCGACAACAGGCGTGGTCAAAGTATCCGGTGATGTGAGCAGCCTGTTTGAAATGGGTGGGTTAGGCAACAACCAGTTAACCGGTTATTCCTATGCCAGCCGCTTTCTGGAAATCTATGGCATTGATAAAACACGTCGCCAGACCCTTATTGAAAACATCAAGGAATTTTCCGAACTGGGAGATGACTTTCATAACCCCATGTATTCCTACTCATCCGGCATGTGCGCCAGACTTTTCTTCGCCACGTCAACAGAACTCCAACATGAAATTTATCTGGTTGATGAACTGCTGTCGGTTGGTGATGAGCATTTTCAGGCCAAATGCTGGAAACGCCTGCGTGAGCGATTCACCAACGGGGCATCGGGCATTCTGGTCACTCACGATTGGACGGCTGTGCTTAAGCTCTGTGAAACCTCTTATATTCTTGATAAAGGCCATGTTATTTCCAGCGGTCCATCTGAAAATATCGTACAGCAATACTTAAACCTGCCGGTTCCCACAAAAGAATACGCTGAAATCATCAGCAACCCGAACGGCTACACTATGGAAAGTGGCGAGGACTGCGAAATTAAATTTGCTATAGACCTGAAGAAACCGGTACCTCTGGCAGTCAATTATTCCATAGAGTTATTCCGAAGCGGTTATGGATGGGAGTTGATTTTGCTTAATGAAAACTATGTCACACTGGATTGTCACCCCGGCCTTAACCACGTCATAATAACCATTAAAAAACTGCCGCTGGTCACCGGAGACTATTATTTAAACCTGTTTTTAAAATCCCTGGATAGCAACGTAGACAGTTTACAATTGGATGGCCGCAGCTGGACTTACGGAAATGGCATAAAAATTCAGGTAAAGGGGGAACCTTCCCGAGCTATGATCAAGTTACCCTGGCGAGAAGATGTGAAGAGGCCCTCTCATGCAAACGCCTGA
- the asnB gene encoding asparagine synthase (glutamine-hydrolyzing) yields the protein MCGIAGIFNRKAAAVEQLEKKLQVMNKLIAHRGPDDEGIWTSKSRTLGLAHRRLSIIDLSQHAHQPMLAPTGDVIVYNGEIYNHVELRHALKDHWTFTTRSDTEVILAAYKVYGVDCVKHFKGMFAFAIWDGEKLFCARDHFGIKPFYYTEQDGTFYFASESKALLPFLPSIKTERQSFAEYITFQYPMGDRTLFRGVHQLEPAHAMLITPEGQRVWRFWDVHYHIDYDHTPAYFSQKLEEILHESVKLHTRADVDIGAYVSGGVDSSLIGILATQQVGKAIPFFHGRFLEDKAYDESEYAGYAAQLCGTPLQVRDITAQNFADTFRKIIYHLDFPVAGPGVFPQYMVSEMASKQVKVVLGGQGGDEIFGGYARYVIAYFEQCIKAAIEGNYKKGNFVVTAESIIPNLEVLHAYKPLLKRFWSHGLFEPLEKRYFTLVDRGMDLDGEVTLSAAEKEHVYNEFIEVFNMAKFERAESYFDSMTHFDFKCLLPSLLHVEDRVSMAHGLEARVPFLYYPLIEFAATVPANVKFADGRMKHMLKQTFANLLPTQIVNRKDKMGFPVPLNEWIRGDLKEFVYDILHTGLARKDSFIDYRRIIDTIEDTGKFSRKVWGFLCYEMWQQVFHDQAQHYRNLLNHNHEYATIGE from the coding sequence ATGTGTGGTATCGCGGGAATTTTTAATCGCAAGGCCGCTGCCGTTGAACAGCTTGAGAAAAAGCTGCAGGTTATGAACAAGCTGATTGCCCATCGGGGTCCTGATGATGAGGGTATATGGACCAGCAAGTCCAGAACGTTAGGTCTGGCACACCGTCGTTTAAGCATCATTGACTTGTCGCAGCACGCCCATCAGCCGATGCTGGCGCCGACGGGGGATGTGATTGTTTATAACGGTGAGATTTATAACCATGTTGAATTGCGGCATGCGCTTAAAGATCACTGGACGTTTACTACCCGCTCCGATACGGAAGTTATTCTGGCTGCTTACAAAGTCTACGGCGTTGATTGCGTCAAGCATTTCAAGGGCATGTTTGCTTTCGCTATCTGGGATGGTGAAAAATTATTCTGTGCCCGGGATCATTTCGGTATCAAACCTTTTTATTATACGGAACAGGACGGCACTTTTTATTTCGCGTCCGAAAGCAAGGCGTTACTGCCGTTTTTACCGTCGATAAAAACGGAACGGCAATCGTTTGCCGAATACATCACTTTTCAATATCCCATGGGTGATCGCACGCTGTTTCGCGGCGTTCATCAACTCGAACCCGCCCACGCCATGTTAATTACGCCGGAAGGCCAACGGGTCTGGCGGTTCTGGGATGTTCATTACCATATTGATTATGATCACACACCGGCTTATTTTTCCCAAAAGCTGGAAGAAATACTGCATGAGTCGGTGAAATTGCATACCAGGGCGGATGTGGATATCGGAGCGTACGTGAGCGGTGGGGTGGATTCCAGCCTGATTGGTATTCTTGCCACTCAGCAAGTCGGTAAAGCGATACCGTTTTTTCACGGCCGCTTTCTGGAAGACAAGGCTTACGATGAAAGCGAGTATGCCGGGTATGCGGCGCAATTGTGCGGCACGCCATTGCAGGTACGCGACATCACCGCCCAGAATTTTGCCGATACGTTCCGTAAAATTATTTATCACCTCGATTTCCCCGTGGCAGGCCCGGGTGTCTTCCCCCAATACATGGTTTCGGAAATGGCGTCGAAACAAGTCAAAGTGGTTTTGGGAGGTCAGGGCGGCGATGAAATTTTTGGTGGTTATGCCCGCTATGTGATCGCCTATTTCGAGCAGTGTATCAAGGCGGCCATTGAGGGGAATTATAAAAAAGGCAATTTTGTGGTCACGGCGGAATCGATTATCCCCAATCTGGAAGTATTACATGCCTATAAACCGTTGCTGAAACGTTTCTGGAGCCATGGATTGTTTGAGCCGCTGGAAAAACGTTACTTTACTCTGGTGGATCGCGGTATGGATCTGGATGGTGAAGTCACGCTGAGCGCCGCCGAGAAAGAGCACGTTTATAATGAATTCATCGAAGTGTTTAACATGGCCAAATTTGAACGGGCGGAATCGTATTTTGACAGTATGACGCATTTTGATTTCAAGTGCCTCTTGCCCAGCCTGCTTCATGTGGAAGATCGGGTGAGTATGGCCCATGGTTTGGAGGCGCGGGTTCCATTCCTGTATTACCCCCTAATCGAATTTGCAGCCACGGTTCCGGCCAATGTGAAATTCGCGGATGGCCGCATGAAACATATGCTGAAACAAACGTTTGCCAATCTTTTGCCCACCCAAATTGTTAACCGCAAGGACAAGATGGGCTTTCCCGTTCCATTAAACGAATGGATCCGAGGGGATTTAAAAGAGTTTGTTTATGATATATTGCACACCGGACTGGCCAGGAAAGACAGTTTTATTGATTACCGGCGTATCATCGACACCATTGAGGATACGGGTAAATTCAGCCGTAAGGTCTGGGGCTTTTTGTGCTATGAAATGTGGCAGCAGGTCTTTCATGATCAGGCACAGCATTATAGAAACTTACTAAATCATAATCATGAATACGCAACCATAGGAGAATAG
- a CDS encoding NAD-dependent epimerase/dehydratase family protein yields the protein MRVLITGGSGFVGSHLTDRLLARGDAVLAIDNFSTGRRDNLKSHQNLQIIEETIANTAAMEEIFTKFKPDVVVHAAASYKDPDNWVEDCKTNVLGTVNVVNASKKAGCKRIVYFQTALCYGLNPKEQPVTLDHHFDARGSSYAISKTAAEHYVELSGLDFVSFRLANAYGPRNISGPLPTFYHRLTSGKACFVMDTRRDFIFIDDLVNCVERAVDGQGQGYYHISSGSDFSIKELFDATLAALDIKLDKDVEVRPRHPDDAFTILLDPSRTNKDFSWNVETSLTAGVKAAIEYYKEYGIEQTFTHLRSEETETETA from the coding sequence ATGAGAGTTTTAATTACGGGTGGTTCCGGGTTTGTCGGATCACATTTAACTGATCGATTGCTGGCCAGAGGTGATGCGGTACTGGCGATTGATAATTTTTCTACAGGTCGTCGGGACAATTTAAAATCTCACCAGAATCTGCAGATTATTGAAGAAACCATCGCCAATACTGCGGCTATGGAAGAGATTTTCACTAAATTCAAACCGGATGTGGTTGTGCACGCCGCGGCTTCCTACAAAGACCCCGATAACTGGGTTGAAGATTGCAAAACCAATGTTCTGGGTACTGTGAATGTGGTTAACGCTTCGAAAAAAGCGGGCTGCAAGCGCATTGTCTATTTCCAGACCGCCCTGTGCTATGGCTTGAATCCCAAAGAGCAACCCGTCACTCTGGATCATCATTTTGACGCACGCGGCAGCAGCTACGCCATCAGTAAAACTGCCGCTGAACATTATGTGGAATTGTCCGGGCTGGATTTTGTTTCTTTCCGTCTGGCTAACGCTTACGGGCCTCGCAATATCAGTGGTCCTCTGCCTACGTTCTACCATCGTCTGACCTCAGGCAAAGCGTGCTTTGTGATGGATACGCGCCGTGATTTTATCTTTATCGATGATTTGGTAAATTGCGTCGAGCGTGCCGTGGATGGTCAGGGGCAGGGTTACTACCACATTTCTTCCGGCAGCGACTTTTCCATTAAAGAACTGTTTGACGCGACACTGGCTGCTCTGGACATCAAACTGGATAAAGACGTGGAAGTTCGTCCCCGTCATCCTGATGATGCGTTCACTATCCTGCTCGATCCTTCCCGTACCAACAAGGATTTCTCATGGAATGTTGAGACGTCTTTGACCGCTGGTGTGAAAGCCGCGATTGAGTATTATAAAGAGTACGGTATTGAACAGACATTTACTCATCTGCGCTCCGAAGAGACAGAGACTGAAACGGCTTAA
- a CDS encoding NAD-dependent epimerase/dehydratase family protein: protein MTDFSGKKILVVGGAGFVGSNLTNKLLASDAAKVIVVDNLLSADISRVAVDANLEFMHASITEDALLYNLPEDLDYVFHLATYHGNQSSIEDPLKDHENNTLTSLKLFDRISKFKSVQKVVYAGAGCTVAKKTFDDAEATVEQEDVSLYLDSPYQMSKIFGEFYGNYYFMRYNMPFVKARFQNVYGPGEILGAGQWRGNANTIWRNVTPTFVFKALHNLALPLENNGIATRDFIYVDDIVDGLIACALKGKAGGVYNIASGVETSIRDLATMINEITGNSAAIDNMPARPWDRSGKRHGDTTKSEQELGFKAGVSLPDGLMKTINWTKENMTTIKQCMAKHVRYVPEIQQYLD, encoded by the coding sequence ATGACTGATTTTTCAGGAAAAAAGATACTTGTAGTTGGCGGCGCCGGATTTGTTGGCAGTAATTTGACCAATAAACTTCTGGCCAGTGACGCGGCTAAAGTAATCGTTGTTGATAATTTATTGTCCGCTGATATTTCCCGGGTTGCCGTCGACGCCAATCTGGAGTTCATGCACGCGTCGATTACCGAAGACGCGCTTTTGTACAATTTGCCGGAAGATTTGGATTACGTGTTTCATCTGGCTACCTATCATGGCAACCAAAGCTCGATTGAAGATCCGTTAAAAGATCATGAAAACAACACGCTGACCAGCTTGAAATTGTTTGACAGGATCAGCAAATTCAAATCCGTTCAGAAAGTAGTTTATGCTGGTGCCGGTTGTACCGTGGCTAAAAAAACGTTTGATGATGCGGAAGCCACCGTTGAGCAGGAAGACGTTTCCCTGTATCTCGACAGCCCTTATCAAATGTCCAAAATATTTGGTGAGTTTTATGGTAATTATTATTTCATGCGTTATAACATGCCGTTTGTGAAAGCCCGTTTTCAAAACGTGTATGGTCCCGGTGAAATTCTGGGAGCCGGGCAATGGCGTGGTAATGCCAACACCATCTGGCGTAATGTGACTCCGACGTTTGTTTTCAAAGCGCTTCATAATCTGGCCTTGCCACTGGAAAATAACGGCATTGCGACCCGGGATTTTATTTACGTCGATGATATTGTGGATGGACTGATTGCCTGTGCGTTAAAAGGGAAAGCGGGTGGTGTATACAATATTGCCTCCGGAGTGGAAACGTCCATTCGTGATCTGGCCACGATGATCAACGAGATCACCGGTAACAGCGCGGCTATTGACAACATGCCGGCCAGACCTTGGGATCGTTCCGGAAAACGGCACGGTGATACCACGAAATCCGAACAGGAACTTGGTTTTAAAGCCGGGGTTTCACTGCCGGACGGTTTGATGAAGACCATCAACTGGACGAAGGAAAACATGACGACCATCAAGCAATGTATGGCCAAGCACGTGCGTTATGTACCGGAAATTCAACAATATCTGGATTAG
- a CDS encoding GIY-YIG nuclease family protein: MEEKQYYVYILASKKYGTLYTGVTSNLVQRTWQHKEGLAEGFTKKYNIHHLVYYEIHSEVYEAITREKRIKKWKRQWKINLIELNNPQWLDLSIGLF; encoded by the coding sequence ATGGAGGAAAAGCAATATTATGTTTATATATTAGCCAGTAAAAAATATGGAACTCTTTATACCGGCGTAACAAGTAACCTTGTGCAACGAACTTGGCAACATAAGGAAGGTTTGGCTGAGGGATTTACCAAAAAATATAATATCCACCACCTGGTTTATTATGAAATTCACTCTGAGGTCTATGAAGCAATAACAAGAGAGAAACGCATAAAAAAGTGGAAGAGACAGTGGAAAATAAACCTGATCGAGCTAAACAATCCTCAATGGCTTGACTTGAGCATTGGATTATTTTGA
- a CDS encoding tetratricopeptide repeat protein — translation MPRTKRKQHKSNLEINKINEDLLFFILTRQMLDGDYTYSHLWLPLLKMFHYCRPDALEQGIMIAIEGANQRIIETKCPNAMIFLAQLYSKGLFVDQDIEKAIALYEQAIESGYPVAMNNRAMMYYEGGLDGDDPYLFKAIALYERAIALNEPDAMVNLAMIYEQGLDGRIDTDKAIALYKCAIKLKHPGAMVRLARMYKNGIGVEKDIDKAIELYQRAKAQHDPVAMVKLARMYEAGTGVEPDKTKAIKLYLQASRFGNAQAMSDLAHIYYFSDEDSEIDVPLALELWDSAIKLGCSKAMVNRAYVYQQEMDITRAIELYQQAANLNNPLAMTNLGGIYQQGLGGVEVDMAKAIGLYRQAADLNDPLAMTNLGDIYQEGLGGVEVDMAKALEFYKQAAKLNDPFAMTALALIYQAGKNYPKAIRLFEQAIRLGEPENEHFTGSTADYIKKLIAALPDAKKIVVAKDLLDLIWEDLLVGTSFTDGTWQFLATFCKPDIMARLTDDQSPWGTSLAILRMVCADGHLIRKILDYRPESSSSESDVASTSVYSCVGHLLARRNSLKKQRLNFFRTADQLNSKSEIPVPLSKELWGYTLSFLHPGLEIDRQAWLCKNGRETGVKEEDATSLPEPDTHDFRCGG, via the coding sequence ATGCCGCGTACAAAGCGCAAGCAACATAAATCGAATTTGGAAATTAATAAAATCAATGAGGATTTGTTATTTTTTATATTAACCAGGCAAATGTTGGACGGTGATTATACCTATAGCCACCTGTGGCTGCCGCTTCTCAAAATGTTTCATTACTGCCGTCCGGATGCCCTGGAACAAGGGATAATGATTGCCATCGAAGGGGCTAATCAACGTATTATAGAAACAAAATGTCCTAATGCCATGATATTCCTGGCCCAGTTGTATAGCAAAGGTTTGTTCGTGGATCAGGATATTGAGAAGGCCATTGCGCTTTATGAACAAGCCATTGAATCAGGCTATCCGGTCGCCATGAATAATCGTGCCATGATGTATTATGAAGGCGGGCTGGATGGTGACGATCCCTACCTTTTCAAAGCTATTGCGCTTTACGAACGCGCCATTGCCTTAAATGAACCAGACGCCATGGTTAATCTTGCCATGATATATGAACAGGGTCTGGATGGCAGGATTGATACTGACAAAGCGATAGCGCTTTATAAGTGTGCCATCAAGCTGAAACATCCCGGCGCTATGGTAAGACTGGCCAGGATGTATAAAAACGGAATCGGCGTTGAAAAGGATATTGACAAAGCCATCGAACTGTATCAACGCGCCAAAGCACAGCACGATCCGGTGGCTATGGTGAAACTTGCCAGGATGTATGAAGCCGGGACAGGTGTTGAACCCGATAAGACCAAAGCCATTAAGCTTTATCTACAGGCAAGTAGATTTGGTAATGCACAGGCCATGTCTGATCTTGCCCATATTTATTATTTTAGTGACGAGGATAGTGAAATAGATGTCCCTCTGGCACTTGAGCTTTGGGATTCTGCCATTAAACTGGGTTGTTCTAAAGCCATGGTGAATCGTGCTTATGTTTATCAGCAGGAAATGGATATAACCAGAGCCATTGAGCTTTATCAGCAAGCCGCTAACTTAAACAATCCGCTTGCCATGACCAATCTTGGTGGTATTTATCAACAAGGACTGGGTGGCGTTGAAGTCGATATGGCCAAAGCCATTGGGCTTTATAGGCAAGCCGCTGACTTAAACGATCCGCTTGCCATGACCAATCTTGGTGATATTTATCAGGAAGGACTGGGTGGCGTTGAAGTTGATATGGCCAAAGCCCTTGAATTTTATAAGCAAGCAGCTAAACTTAACGACCCGTTTGCCATGACGGCGCTTGCACTTATCTATCAAGCTGGAAAGAATTATCCAAAAGCCATTAGACTTTTTGAGCAGGCAATAAGGTTAGGAGAACCGGAAAATGAGCATTTCACCGGATCAACTGCCGATTATATAAAAAAATTAATTGCCGCTTTACCCGATGCTAAAAAAATCGTGGTCGCAAAAGACCTTCTGGACTTGATCTGGGAGGATTTGCTCGTCGGTACGTCGTTCACTGATGGAACGTGGCAGTTTCTCGCAACCTTTTGCAAGCCGGATATTATGGCCAGATTAACGGATGATCAATCCCCATGGGGAACGAGTCTGGCCATCTTGAGAATGGTTTGCGCCGATGGTCATCTGATACGAAAAATACTGGATTACCGCCCTGAATCGTCTTCAAGTGAAAGTGACGTCGCTTCAACGTCTGTGTATAGCTGCGTGGGTCACCTGTTGGCACGCCGAAACTCTTTAAAGAAACAACGTCTAAATTTTTTCCGGACGGCTGATCAATTGAATTCCAAATCGGAGATACCTGTTCCTCTGTCCAAGGAATTATGGGGATATACTCTCTCGTTTCTTCATCCGGGTCTGGAAATTGATCGTCAAGCCTGGCTTTGTAAAAATGGCCGGGAAACGGGCGTAAAAGAAGAGGACGCAACGTCATTGCCTGAGCCGGACACCCACGATTTTCGATGTGGCGGTTAA
- a CDS encoding DUF2269 family protein, with translation MYYLLLKYVHIISSTILFGTGLGSAFYMWRANQSHNIQAMLFASKNVVIADWLFTTPAVIIQPLTGFALLAILHYPLTAPWILWSLGLYLLTGACWIPVVWLQIRMHRLLKEAVRDNTPIPALYDTYAKIWFLLGWPAFLAVLIIFYLMVFKPM, from the coding sequence ATGTACTACCTGTTATTAAAATACGTACACATCATCAGTTCCACCATTTTATTCGGCACCGGACTCGGCAGTGCCTTTTATATGTGGCGGGCTAACCAGAGCCATAATATACAAGCCATGCTTTTTGCCTCTAAAAACGTGGTCATCGCCGACTGGCTATTCACCACCCCGGCGGTCATCATCCAGCCACTGACCGGATTTGCCTTGCTCGCCATCCTCCATTATCCGCTAACCGCACCCTGGATTCTGTGGTCGCTGGGCTTATATCTGCTCACCGGTGCCTGCTGGATTCCTGTGGTGTGGCTGCAAATTCGCATGCACCGTTTATTAAAAGAGGCCGTACGCGACAACACGCCCATTCCGGCATTATACGACACCTACGCCAAAATCTGGTTTCTTCTCGGCTGGCCGGCTTTCCTTGCTGTATTGATTATATTTTATCTTATGGTGTTTAAACCGATGTGA
- a CDS encoding SDR family oxidoreductase: MRILITGANGFIGGYLVAYLLKQGHEITCCARDVASTERRFPLARTIACDFNRDLTIDAWLPRVQDMDAVINCAGILKGSRRQNINNIHYQAPLALFQACEQSAIPRVIQLSALGVEDGPDIDYVTTKRRLDETLQTMNLSSCILRPSLVYANGAYGGTALLRALASLPWIIPLIDSGDARFQPVAMFDLVKVFEQVLHGRQQGIINVVGPRPVAVRDILIHLRQWLGFGYARTVSMSSRLIKPLTKLGDRLALGPLNSVSYQMTLHENMADYQPLRAVIDFDLAPFPEGLNYYPSQTQDRWHARLYFLRPLLKISLVLLWLLSGLIPLLGVNQQAEHLLLTAGIPQSLVAVVQTGSCLWDMFLGMALLFSFKNKWIGLLQFATIAVYTVVGGIGLAWLWLDPLAPLLKNIPILTAVLIWLAIEDMR, translated from the coding sequence ATGCGGATTCTAATTACCGGTGCCAATGGATTTATTGGCGGTTATCTCGTTGCCTATCTTCTCAAGCAGGGTCATGAGATTACCTGCTGTGCGCGCGATGTCGCATCGACTGAGCGGCGATTTCCCCTGGCCCGAACCATTGCCTGTGATTTCAACCGCGATTTGACCATAGACGCATGGCTGCCGCGGGTGCAGGATATGGATGCCGTGATTAATTGTGCCGGTATTTTAAAAGGAAGCCGCCGGCAAAACATAAACAACATTCACTATCAGGCACCACTGGCTCTGTTTCAAGCCTGTGAGCAGTCAGCCATTCCACGGGTCATTCAACTCTCGGCCCTGGGCGTGGAAGACGGCCCCGATATTGATTACGTCACCACCAAACGCCGGCTTGATGAGACGTTGCAGACCATGAATCTGTCAAGCTGTATCCTGAGACCGTCGCTGGTCTATGCCAATGGCGCTTACGGCGGTACCGCGCTGTTGCGTGCGCTGGCTTCCCTGCCCTGGATAATCCCCTTGATTGATTCCGGAGACGCGCGTTTTCAACCGGTGGCCATGTTTGATTTGGTCAAGGTGTTTGAACAGGTTTTACATGGCAGGCAACAGGGCATTATTAACGTCGTTGGTCCCCGACCTGTTGCGGTAAGGGATATTTTAATCCATTTAAGACAATGGTTGGGTTTTGGGTATGCGCGCACCGTTTCGATGTCATCCCGCCTTATCAAACCACTGACGAAACTGGGCGATCGCCTCGCTCTAGGCCCGCTTAACTCCGTGTCCTATCAAATGACCCTGCACGAGAATATGGCGGATTATCAGCCCTTGCGCGCGGTTATTGATTTTGACCTGGCGCCGTTTCCCGAGGGGCTTAATTATTACCCCAGCCAGACTCAGGATCGCTGGCACGCCAGGCTTTATTTTTTAAGACCATTATTGAAAATCAGTCTGGTGCTGCTATGGCTTTTATCCGGTCTCATTCCCTTGCTGGGCGTTAATCAGCAAGCCGAACATTTACTACTGACCGCGGGTATTCCGCAATCCCTGGTTGCGGTGGTTCAAACGGGCAGTTGCCTGTGGGATATGTTTCTGGGGATGGCGTTGTTGTTTTCATTCAAAAACAAATGGATTGGCCTGTTACAGTTTGCCACCATCGCCGTCTATACCGTTGTGGGAGGCATTGGACTGGCTTGGTTATGGCTGGATCCGTTAGCGCCCTTATTAAAAAACATCCCCATTTTAACGGCAGTCTTGATCTGGCTGGCCATTGAAGACATGCGTTAA